A stretch of the Streptomyces venezuelae genome encodes the following:
- a CDS encoding NADPH:quinone oxidoreductase family protein, whose protein sequence is MQAWRVHTHGEPREVMRLEEVPEPEPREGEVRLRVRAANINFPDALLCRGQYQIRPSLPFTPGVEICGETEDGRRVIANPSLPHGGFAEYVTAPEAALLPAPDSLDDAEAAALHIGYQTGWFGLHRRAALQPGETLLVHAAAGGVGSAAVQLGKAAGATVIGVAGGKDKVRTAEELGCDLVIDRTGEDIAARVKEFTGGRGADVVYDPVGGDAHTASAKCVAFEGRIVIVGFAGGAITAPALSHALVKNYSLLGLHWGLYAAKDPGSVRACHTELTRLAAEGAIKPLISERVPLAGAADAVQRLADGSTTGRLVVLPSGAAAAATAAPGAAR, encoded by the coding sequence ATGCAGGCATGGCGAGTACACACCCACGGCGAGCCCCGCGAGGTCATGCGGCTCGAGGAGGTCCCGGAGCCCGAGCCCCGCGAGGGCGAGGTGAGGCTCAGGGTGCGCGCGGCCAACATCAACTTCCCCGATGCCCTGCTCTGCCGCGGCCAGTACCAGATCCGCCCGTCGCTGCCCTTCACCCCCGGCGTGGAGATCTGCGGTGAGACCGAGGACGGCCGCCGGGTCATCGCCAATCCCAGCCTCCCCCACGGAGGCTTCGCCGAGTACGTCACCGCCCCCGAGGCCGCCCTGCTCCCCGCCCCCGACTCCCTCGACGACGCCGAGGCCGCCGCCCTCCACATCGGCTATCAGACCGGGTGGTTCGGCCTGCACCGCCGGGCCGCCCTGCAACCCGGCGAAACCCTCCTCGTCCACGCCGCGGCCGGCGGCGTCGGCAGCGCCGCCGTCCAGCTCGGCAAGGCCGCCGGGGCCACCGTCATCGGCGTGGCCGGCGGCAAGGACAAGGTCCGCACCGCCGAAGAACTCGGCTGCGACCTGGTCATCGACCGCACCGGCGAGGACATCGCCGCACGGGTCAAGGAGTTCACCGGCGGGCGCGGCGCCGACGTGGTCTACGACCCGGTCGGCGGCGACGCCCACACCGCCTCCGCCAAATGCGTGGCCTTCGAAGGCCGGATCGTCATCGTCGGCTTCGCCGGCGGCGCCATCACCGCCCCCGCCCTCAGCCACGCCCTGGTCAAGAACTACTCGCTGCTGGGCCTCCACTGGGGCCTGTACGCCGCCAAGGACCCCGGATCCGTCCGCGCCTGCCACACCGAACTGACCCGGCTCGCGGCCGAAGGGGCCATCAAACCCCTGATCAGCGAACGCGTTCCACTGGCCGGAGCCGCCGACGCAGTCCAGCGCCTCGCGGACGGCAGCACCACCGGCCGGCTGGTCGTCCTGCCGTCCGGAGCGGCAGCGGCGGCAACAGCAGCCCCAGGAGCCGCCCGATGA
- a CDS encoding SDR family oxidoreductase, with amino-acid sequence MTDTSSTPPRPPGLPGPPPLGAAALPAGTYAGQLVLVTGGGSGLGKAMAAEFGRLGADLVIAGRRAGQLEAARAELAAVPGAGRVSVAVCDIREPEQVAAAFDAAGRLPDVLVNNAAANFPSPAEDLSPNAWRAVVDITLTGTWFTTREFGRRHLAAGTPGSIINVGASYAWTGGPGFAHSSAAKAGVKNLVETLAVEWGPYGIQVNGLVPGLVPHEDMTADIRDGLDRAAAAPGARDARQPALRVGLPRELGWAATFLASPYARFITGHTLVVDGANWQRRSLVNPEVVTVREQLGRGPFR; translated from the coding sequence ATGACCGATACGTCCTCGACCCCGCCCCGGCCTCCCGGACTCCCCGGCCCGCCGCCGCTCGGGGCCGCCGCGCTGCCCGCCGGCACGTACGCCGGGCAGCTGGTGCTGGTCACCGGGGGTGGGAGCGGGCTGGGGAAGGCCATGGCCGCCGAGTTCGGGCGGCTGGGGGCGGATCTGGTGATCGCCGGCCGGCGGGCGGGGCAGCTGGAGGCGGCCCGGGCCGAGTTGGCTGCGGTACCCGGCGCGGGCCGGGTGTCGGTCGCCGTCTGTGACATCCGCGAACCGGAGCAGGTGGCGGCGGCGTTCGATGCCGCCGGCCGTCTTCCCGACGTCCTGGTGAACAATGCCGCCGCCAACTTCCCCAGCCCCGCCGAGGACCTCTCCCCCAACGCCTGGCGGGCGGTCGTGGACATCACCCTCACCGGCACCTGGTTCACCACCCGCGAGTTCGGCCGCCGCCACCTCGCCGCCGGTACGCCCGGCTCCATCATCAACGTCGGCGCCTCGTACGCCTGGACCGGCGGTCCGGGCTTCGCCCACAGCTCTGCCGCCAAGGCCGGGGTGAAGAACCTCGTGGAGACCCTCGCCGTGGAGTGGGGGCCGTACGGGATCCAGGTCAACGGGCTGGTGCCGGGGCTGGTCCCGCACGAGGACATGACCGCCGACATCCGGGACGGACTCGACCGCGCAGCGGCGGCCCCCGGCGCCCGGGACGCGCGGCAGCCGGCGCTGCGGGTCGGCCTGCCTCGCGAACTGGGCTGGGCCGCCACCTTCCTGGCCTCCCCGTACGCCCGCTTCATCACGGGCCACACCCTGGTGGTGGACGGAGCGAACTGGCAGCGCCGGTCCCTGGTGAACCCCGAGGTGGTCACGGTCCGCGAGCAGCTCGGGCGGGGCCCGTTCCGATGA
- a CDS encoding enoyl-CoA hydratase/isomerase family protein has protein sequence MIDTLSTEIAEGEERIRLDIADGCAVLTLCRPDRLNGWSWESTRQLGLLADRIRFDEAVRVVLLRAEGRAFCAGIDVTAPGGAITGDTPAARTRNYYEGIRWVHERFTVLARLPQPVIAAVQGYCLGFGFELALMADIRIAAEDAVFALPEAGLGVAVDAGGDLRIAREAGAGWAKLLALTGRRIDAGTAERLNLVQLVVPRPELDGAAEALAAEIAGNAPLAVQGIKRAVDAYADAALPAALDRVAMTAALTLTSEDCREGYTAKAARRPPHFTGG, from the coding sequence GTGATCGACACGCTGTCCACGGAGATCGCCGAGGGCGAGGAGCGCATCCGTCTCGACATCGCGGACGGATGCGCGGTCCTCACCCTCTGCCGCCCGGACCGGCTCAACGGCTGGAGCTGGGAGTCGACCCGGCAGCTGGGACTGCTCGCCGACCGCATCCGGTTCGACGAGGCGGTCCGGGTGGTGCTGCTGCGTGCCGAGGGCCGCGCCTTCTGCGCGGGCATCGATGTGACCGCCCCCGGCGGCGCCATCACCGGGGACACGCCCGCCGCCCGTACCCGGAACTACTACGAGGGCATCCGCTGGGTGCACGAGCGCTTCACCGTGCTGGCCCGGCTCCCGCAGCCGGTGATCGCGGCGGTTCAGGGGTACTGCCTGGGCTTCGGCTTCGAACTGGCCCTGATGGCCGACATCCGGATCGCCGCCGAGGACGCGGTGTTCGCCCTCCCCGAGGCCGGGCTGGGCGTCGCGGTGGACGCGGGCGGCGATCTCCGCATCGCCCGCGAGGCCGGGGCCGGCTGGGCCAAACTGCTGGCGCTGACCGGCCGCCGGATCGACGCGGGCACGGCCGAGCGGCTCAACCTGGTCCAACTGGTGGTACCGCGTCCCGAGCTGGACGGCGCGGCCGAGGCCCTGGCGGCCGAGATCGCGGGCAATGCGCCGCTCGCGGTACAGGGGATCAAGCGGGCGGTGGACGCGTACGCGGATGCCGCGCTGCCCGCGGCCCTGGACCGGGTCGCGATGACCGCCGCCCTCACCCTCACCTCGGAGGACTGCCGCGAGGGCTACACGGCCAAGGCGGCCCGCCGCCCCCCGCACTTCACGGGCGGCTGA
- a CDS encoding PIG-L deacetylase family protein, protein MTEHTDQEEGRRNQGPEQGPEQLAPMPTDWQRALAVVAHPDDLEYGCAAAIADWTDGGREVVYLLATRGEAGIDTIAPEECAPLREAEQRASAAVVGVSAVEFLDHRDGIIEYGLDLRRDIAAAIRRHRPELVITLNHREVWGPGPGGYWNTPDHRAVGRATLDAAADAGNRWIFPELIAEQGLEPWNGVRWVAVAGSSTPTHAADAGPGLERSVRSLMEHKAYIEVLTEEDPETYCRTFLTGNAQQASARFGGRPAVPFEVFPR, encoded by the coding sequence ATGACGGAGCACACGGATCAGGAAGAGGGCCGCCGGAACCAGGGCCCGGAGCAGGGCCCGGAGCAGCTCGCCCCCATGCCCACGGACTGGCAGCGCGCCCTCGCCGTCGTCGCCCACCCCGACGACCTCGAGTACGGCTGCGCCGCGGCCATCGCGGACTGGACGGACGGCGGCCGGGAGGTGGTCTACCTGCTGGCCACCCGGGGCGAGGCCGGCATCGACACCATCGCCCCCGAGGAGTGCGCACCGCTGCGCGAGGCCGAGCAGCGGGCCAGCGCCGCCGTGGTCGGCGTGTCCGCAGTGGAGTTCCTGGACCACCGGGACGGCATCATCGAGTACGGACTGGACCTGCGCCGGGACATCGCGGCAGCCATCCGGCGGCACCGGCCCGAGCTGGTCATCACCCTCAACCACCGGGAAGTTTGGGGGCCCGGGCCGGGCGGCTACTGGAACACCCCGGACCACCGGGCGGTCGGCCGGGCCACCCTGGACGCGGCGGCCGACGCGGGCAACCGCTGGATCTTCCCCGAACTCATCGCCGAGCAGGGCCTGGAGCCCTGGAACGGGGTGCGGTGGGTGGCGGTGGCCGGATCGAGCACGCCGACGCACGCGGCGGACGCCGGCCCGGGGCTGGAGCGTTCGGTACGGTCCCTGATGGAGCACAAGGCGTATATCGAGGTGCTCACGGAGGAGGACCCGGAGACGTACTGCCGGACCTTCCTCACCGGCAATGCACAGCAGGCCTCGGCCCGCTTCGGCGGCCGGCCCGCCGTGCCGTTCGAGGTCTTCCCCCGCTGA